One region of Mycolicibacterium lutetiense genomic DNA includes:
- a CDS encoding MmpS family transport accessory protein, translated as MLKKAWIPLVLVVVVGLGAYAILRIRDSSHHETRTADGSGVTENFNPKHITYEVTGSGGTANLNYLDENGQPHLIENAPLPWSFTIVTTLPSMSANIMAQGDRDVSDLRCRVTVDDEVRDERASTDTVKPFIYCLVKSV; from the coding sequence TTGCTCAAGAAGGCGTGGATACCACTGGTTCTGGTGGTCGTCGTCGGTCTGGGTGCATACGCGATCCTTCGTATTCGTGACTCCAGCCACCACGAAACCAGGACGGCGGATGGCTCAGGCGTCACCGAGAACTTCAACCCGAAGCACATCACCTACGAGGTGACCGGGTCTGGGGGAACCGCAAATCTCAACTACCTCGACGAGAATGGTCAACCTCATCTCATCGAGAATGCGCCGCTGCCTTGGTCGTTCACGATCGTGACGACGCTGCCGTCGATGTCGGCCAACATCATGGCCCAGGGAGATCGTGACGTCAGCGATCTCCGGTGCCGGGTGACCGTCGACGACGAGGTCCGCGACGAGCGGGCGAGCACCGACACCGTCAAACCGTTCATCTACTGCTTGGTGAAATCCGTATGA
- a CDS encoding NAD(P)H-dependent amine dehydrogenase family protein, giving the protein MSQNSPYRVVQWTTGNVGKSSVAAIARNPTLELVGCYAWSPDKAGKDVGELVGIEPLGVAATNDIQALLALKPDVVVYNPMWIDVDELVEILSAGVNVVATASFITGHNQGEGRDRIAEACRRGGSTMFGSGISPGYVNQLAVVAAGICDRVDKITVNEAADTTFYDSPETEKPVGFGQPIDHPDLQAMTAHGTGVFGEAVRMIGDALGIEFDEVRCDAEYAQTTEDLDLGSWTIPAGGVAGVFVSWKGIIGDITRVELTLRWRKGQTLQPDWQIDQDGWVIEVAGRPTVTMKVGFLPPPDFEATTLEEFMVLGHIMTATPPINAIPAVVDAAPGIATYNDLPLILPRGVVPAS; this is encoded by the coding sequence ATGTCACAGAATTCTCCATACCGGGTTGTCCAGTGGACGACGGGAAACGTCGGGAAAAGTTCGGTGGCGGCCATCGCCCGCAACCCGACCCTGGAACTGGTGGGCTGCTACGCGTGGTCACCGGACAAGGCCGGAAAGGACGTCGGCGAGCTGGTCGGCATCGAACCCCTCGGGGTCGCTGCCACCAATGACATCCAGGCGCTGCTGGCCCTCAAACCGGACGTCGTCGTTTACAATCCGATGTGGATCGACGTCGACGAACTCGTCGAAATCCTTTCCGCCGGAGTCAATGTCGTGGCGACCGCCTCATTCATCACCGGCCACAACCAGGGTGAGGGCCGCGACCGCATCGCCGAGGCCTGCCGCAGGGGCGGGTCGACGATGTTCGGATCGGGCATCAGCCCGGGCTACGTCAACCAGTTGGCGGTCGTGGCCGCCGGTATCTGCGACCGGGTGGACAAGATCACCGTCAACGAGGCTGCCGACACCACCTTCTACGACTCGCCGGAAACCGAGAAGCCGGTCGGATTCGGCCAGCCCATCGATCATCCAGATCTGCAGGCCATGACGGCCCACGGCACCGGGGTCTTCGGCGAGGCGGTGCGGATGATCGGCGACGCGCTTGGGATCGAATTCGACGAGGTCCGCTGCGACGCCGAATACGCCCAGACCACAGAGGATCTCGACCTCGGTTCGTGGACGATCCCGGCGGGAGGCGTGGCCGGGGTGTTCGTCAGCTGGAAGGGGATCATCGGCGATATAACCCGCGTCGAGCTCACCCTGCGGTGGCGCAAAGGTCAGACACTGCAACCTGATTGGCAGATCGACCAGGACGGCTGGGTAATCGAGGTGGCCGGTCGCCCCACCGTGACGATGAAAGTCGGTTTCCTGCCGCCACCGGACTTCGAGGCCACCACGCTGGAGGAGTTCATGGTGCTGGGGCACATCATGACCGCCACTCCCCCGATCAATGCGATCCCCGCGGTGGTCGATGCCGCACCCGGCATCGCCACCTACAACGATCTCCCGCTGATCCTGCCGCGCGGAGTGGTGCCGGCGAGTTAG
- a CDS encoding OsmC family protein codes for MSRTHRYEVEVTWTGNTGSGTSGYRDYARDHDVTGVDAPGKPTLLGSADPAFRGDPQRWNPEELLVVSLSQCHMLWYLALCAKAGITVTAYADRPEGTMSENAEGSGNFTDVTLRPQVTIAEPDRVGDATELHHEAHRMCFIANSVNFPVSAMPTVTAPTPG; via the coding sequence ATGAGTAGGACGCATCGATACGAGGTCGAGGTGACCTGGACCGGCAACACCGGTTCGGGGACCAGCGGATACCGCGATTACGCGCGCGATCACGACGTGACGGGCGTAGATGCGCCGGGTAAACCGACGCTCCTGGGCAGCGCTGATCCCGCCTTCCGGGGAGACCCGCAGCGCTGGAACCCCGAGGAACTGCTCGTGGTCAGCCTTTCCCAGTGCCACATGCTCTGGTACCTCGCGCTGTGCGCCAAAGCCGGCATCACCGTGACGGCCTATGCTGATCGGCCGGAGGGCACCATGAGTGAAAACGCCGAGGGTAGTGGCAATTTCACTGACGTCACGTTACGGCCGCAGGTGACCATCGCCGAACCGGACCGGGTCGGCGATGCCACGGAGTTGCATCATGAAGCCCACCGGATGTGCTTCATCGCCAACTCGGTCAACTTCCCGGTGAGCGCTATGCCCACCGTGACAGCACCGACGCCGGGATGA
- a CDS encoding MarR family winged helix-turn-helix transcriptional regulator, with protein MTAVSEAPAASSGARSADPLALERQVCFALAVSNRAVLAVYRPLLEPLGLTHPQYLVMLALWDHRRSASGGIPPLSVKEIASALQLDSATLSPMLKRLEALGLLTRNRRAGDERATDVELTDAGIALRERALAIPPAVVERLGVDLAELEELHRVLTRINSAALAANSLTD; from the coding sequence ATGACCGCGGTATCCGAAGCGCCTGCTGCATCCTCCGGTGCGCGGAGCGCCGATCCCCTGGCCCTCGAACGGCAGGTCTGTTTCGCGCTGGCGGTCAGCAACCGCGCCGTGCTCGCCGTGTACCGGCCACTGCTCGAGCCGCTGGGCCTGACCCATCCCCAGTACCTGGTGATGCTGGCATTGTGGGATCACCGGCGGTCCGCCTCGGGTGGCATTCCCCCGTTGTCGGTCAAAGAGATCGCCTCCGCGTTGCAGCTCGATTCGGCGACCCTCTCGCCCATGCTCAAGCGGCTGGAAGCACTCGGCCTGCTGACCCGCAACCGTCGGGCCGGCGATGAACGCGCGACCGATGTCGAGCTCACCGATGCGGGGATCGCCCTGCGCGAGCGGGCCCTGGCCATCCCTCCCGCGGTGGTGGAGCGCCTGGGCGTCGACCTCGCCGAACTCGAAGAGCTGCACCGGGTACTGACCCGAATCAACTCAGCTGCGCTAGCGGCCAATTCACTCACCGATTGA
- a CDS encoding TetR/AcrR family transcriptional regulator C-terminal domain-containing protein yields MTTGNTPRRGRGRPPRIDQEMILAAARAIAPGALTMQAVADALGVDRTTLHYYVGDRDGLLQLVVADLFEAELRSIKLPEDASWQEILRAYGSAIRQGVLKLGVTATSFRLSGTGGAASLALAEQVLRALNAGGFGTDDAGRVLTLVSGLAMSAAHDVLGSAESRLHHQTPEVVRALKDLPPSDFPLLSGVVADRGVAATAAQDFDFNLDIVIAGLERFLAG; encoded by the coding sequence GTGACCACCGGAAACACCCCTCGCCGGGGGCGGGGGCGTCCGCCGCGCATCGATCAGGAGATGATCCTCGCCGCGGCCCGCGCCATCGCGCCCGGCGCGTTGACGATGCAGGCGGTGGCCGATGCGCTCGGAGTGGACCGCACCACGCTGCACTACTACGTCGGTGACCGCGACGGCCTGCTGCAGCTGGTGGTGGCCGATCTGTTCGAGGCCGAGTTGCGCTCGATCAAGTTGCCCGAGGATGCGAGCTGGCAGGAGATTCTGCGGGCCTACGGCAGCGCGATCCGCCAGGGCGTACTCAAACTCGGGGTGACGGCCACGAGTTTCCGGTTGAGTGGCACCGGTGGGGCCGCCAGCCTCGCGCTGGCCGAGCAGGTGCTGCGGGCTCTGAACGCCGGGGGATTCGGCACCGACGACGCCGGGCGGGTGCTCACCCTGGTGTCGGGGCTCGCGATGTCGGCCGCACACGACGTGCTCGGATCGGCCGAGTCACGGCTGCACCATCAGACGCCCGAGGTGGTTCGCGCGTTGAAGGACCTTCCGCCGAGCGACTTTCCGCTGCTCAGCGGTGTCGTCGCCGATCGCGGTGTCGCGGCGACCGCGGCCCAGGACTTCGACTTCAATCTCGACATCGTGATTGCCGGTCTCGAGCGATTTTTGGCCGGGTAA
- the crp gene encoding cAMP-activated global transcriptional regulator CRP — MNEVLARAGIFQGVSPDAVAALVRQLEPVTFRRGEVVFTEGDPGETLYIITAGKVKIGRKSMDGRDSLITLMGPSDMFGELAIFDPGPRTSSVTALTEVKAVVMSRSVLRSWIADRPEIAEQLLRVLARRLRRTNDNLSDLIFTDVPGRVAKQLLYLAQRFGSRDGNALRVDHELTQEEIAQLVGSSRETVNKALSDFAQRGWIRVQGRSILIDNAERLAKRAH, encoded by the coding sequence ATGAATGAAGTGCTGGCCCGCGCCGGCATCTTCCAGGGTGTGTCGCCAGACGCCGTGGCCGCGCTCGTGCGGCAGTTGGAGCCGGTGACCTTCCGTCGCGGGGAGGTCGTGTTCACCGAGGGAGATCCCGGCGAGACGCTGTACATCATCACGGCGGGCAAAGTGAAGATCGGCCGCAAATCAATGGACGGGCGCGACAGCCTGATCACGTTGATGGGCCCGTCGGACATGTTCGGAGAGCTCGCCATCTTCGATCCGGGCCCGCGGACCTCGTCGGTGACCGCGCTGACCGAGGTGAAGGCGGTCGTGATGAGCCGCAGTGTGCTGCGGAGCTGGATCGCCGACCGGCCCGAGATCGCCGAACAACTGCTGCGTGTGCTGGCCCGCCGGTTGCGCCGCACCAACGACAACCTGTCCGACCTGATCTTCACCGATGTGCCGGGCCGGGTGGCCAAGCAATTGCTGTACCTGGCCCAACGGTTCGGTAGCCGCGACGGCAATGCGCTGCGCGTCGACCACGAGCTGACCCAGGAAGAGATCGCCCAACTCGTGGGCTCCTCGCGGGAGACGGTCAACAAGGCGCTGTCGGACTTCGCGCAACGCGGCTGGATCCGGGTGCAGGGCCGAAGCATCCTGATCGACAACGCCGAGCGGCTGGCCAAACGCGCGCACTGA
- a CDS encoding TetR/AcrR family transcriptional regulator yields the protein MVSSSTRRRGPRRDVDTRALIVDTAERMFAESSIGAVASRAVAREAGVASRAVAYHFPAKRDLVLAVARRRAPMVFQAVVEELMRVAESGNEIGVCDVVEALVAPYVKLLDEDPVGGLRWLKVMNQLALDEDQIWLDQLAGTPSLPELFFAAAGRAVPDIQTREGQQRSTIAIFAMIGALASSDLTLYGQPLGPGGLDRGWVNELVRFTGSGLRGDGGLPD from the coding sequence GTGGTCTCAAGCTCGACCCGTAGGCGTGGTCCCCGGCGTGATGTCGACACCCGAGCACTGATCGTCGACACCGCCGAGCGAATGTTCGCCGAATCATCGATTGGTGCGGTGGCTTCGCGGGCAGTGGCCCGCGAAGCGGGAGTGGCCAGTCGCGCGGTGGCCTACCATTTCCCGGCCAAGCGGGACCTGGTGTTGGCGGTGGCGCGGCGGCGGGCGCCGATGGTGTTCCAGGCGGTTGTCGAGGAGCTGATGCGGGTGGCTGAGTCGGGCAACGAGATCGGGGTCTGCGACGTCGTCGAGGCTCTTGTCGCGCCCTATGTCAAGCTGCTCGACGAGGACCCGGTTGGCGGATTGCGTTGGCTCAAGGTGATGAATCAGCTTGCCCTGGACGAAGACCAGATCTGGCTCGATCAGTTGGCGGGCACACCGAGTCTGCCCGAGTTGTTCTTCGCTGCGGCAGGTCGGGCGGTGCCGGACATCCAGACCAGAGAAGGTCAGCAGCGCAGCACAATTGCCATCTTTGCGATGATCGGTGCGCTGGCGAGTTCCGATCTGACTCTCTATGGACAGCCTTTGGGGCCCGGCGGCCTGGACCGCGGATGGGTGAACGAACTGGTCCGGTTCACCGGCAGCGGTTTGCGCGGCGACGGGGGTCTGCCCGACTAG
- a CDS encoding LysR family transcriptional regulator ArgP encodes MQIDGQQLAALAAVVELGSFDAAAQRLHVTPSAVSQRIKALEQRVGQVLVVREKPCTATAAGVPLLRLAAQTALLESETLAEMGGGTAQRTRIALAVNADSMATWFTGVFAEAADFLFDIRIEDQDLSARLLREGVVMGAVTTERNPVPGCRVHPLGAMRYVPVASAEYLHRYLPDGFTRNAAQAAPSLSWSRHDALQDQLVRKVFRKDIVRPTHYIPTAEGFGAAVRAGLGWGMYPEELVDDDFVRIAEQYLDVPLYWQCWKLESPMVDAITAAVRDAAASLRGRVG; translated from the coding sequence GTGCAGATCGACGGCCAGCAGCTTGCTGCCCTCGCTGCGGTGGTCGAGCTGGGAAGCTTCGATGCGGCCGCGCAGCGTCTGCACGTGACCCCTTCGGCGGTCAGTCAGCGCATCAAGGCCCTGGAACAACGCGTCGGTCAAGTTCTGGTGGTTCGCGAAAAGCCATGCACGGCAACAGCTGCCGGTGTCCCGCTGTTGCGGCTGGCGGCGCAGACGGCATTGCTGGAGTCCGAGACGCTGGCGGAAATGGGCGGCGGCACCGCGCAACGTACCAGGATCGCGCTCGCGGTCAACGCCGATTCGATGGCGACCTGGTTCACCGGGGTGTTCGCCGAGGCTGCCGATTTCCTGTTCGACATCAGGATCGAGGATCAGGACCTCTCGGCACGCCTGCTGCGTGAGGGCGTGGTGATGGGAGCCGTCACCACCGAGCGGAACCCGGTGCCGGGATGCCGGGTGCACCCACTGGGCGCCATGCGCTACGTGCCGGTGGCCAGCGCCGAGTACCTACACCGTTATCTGCCGGACGGGTTCACCCGCAACGCGGCGCAGGCGGCGCCCTCGCTGTCCTGGAGTCGTCACGATGCGCTGCAGGACCAATTGGTGCGCAAGGTATTCCGCAAAGACATCGTCCGGCCGACGCATTACATCCCGACTGCCGAAGGCTTCGGTGCCGCAGTGCGGGCCGGGTTGGGTTGGGGGATGTATCCCGAGGAACTGGTGGACGACGACTTCGTCCGGATCGCCGAACAGTATCTGGACGTGCCGTTGTACTGGCAGTGCTGGAAGCTCGAAAGTCCGATGGTCGACGCCATCACGGCCGCGGTGCGTGATGCGGCGGCGAGCCTGCGTGGGCGCGTCGGTTGA
- a CDS encoding DUF5313 domain-containing protein — translation MASQKKTKDRPNLFQYIAYCYGKRLPDSMRDWVAHDLADHGAVRRHLIRMAIPPLFVLGPLWLLPASLYVHIEMTVPIYTWAILMALALNKIWRRHRLAQHGLDPNLVDEIQYKKDLKKHEDYARRFGPRPESAKHQANSSPF, via the coding sequence ATGGCCAGCCAGAAGAAAACCAAAGACCGCCCCAACCTCTTTCAGTACATCGCCTACTGCTACGGCAAGCGACTGCCCGATTCCATGCGCGATTGGGTGGCCCATGACCTGGCCGACCATGGCGCCGTGCGCCGGCACTTGATCCGGATGGCGATCCCGCCGCTGTTCGTGCTGGGGCCGCTCTGGCTGCTGCCCGCCTCGTTGTACGTGCACATCGAGATGACCGTGCCGATCTACACCTGGGCCATCTTGATGGCGCTCGCGCTCAACAAGATCTGGCGCCGGCACCGGCTGGCACAGCACGGGCTCGATCCCAACCTGGTGGACGAGATCCAGTACAAGAAGGACCTGAAGAAGCACGAGGACTACGCCCGCCGGTTCGGACCTCGCCCGGAATCCGCCAAACATCAGGCCAACAGCAGCCCGTTCTAG
- a CDS encoding response regulator transcription factor, with product MTGPVTEVAVLLVDDQDLVRSGLRRILRRKDGFTIIAECADGDEVPDAINRYRPDVVVMDLRMKRVDGIEATRQVTALDGPPVLALTTFNDDELLSGALRAGASGFVLKDSSAEELIRAVRAVAQGDSYLDPAVTSRVLTTYRKSAAPRRTAAVGDLTARELDVLALIAKGHSNAEIADELSISGLTVKSHIGHIFIKLDLRDRAAAIIHAYDTGLVSPQ from the coding sequence ATGACGGGCCCCGTGACCGAGGTTGCCGTCCTCCTGGTCGATGACCAGGACCTGGTGCGCTCCGGGCTGCGACGCATTCTGCGGCGCAAGGACGGCTTCACGATCATCGCCGAATGCGCCGATGGCGACGAGGTGCCCGATGCCATCAACCGGTACCGCCCGGATGTGGTGGTGATGGATCTGCGGATGAAACGCGTTGACGGGATCGAGGCCACCCGGCAGGTGACCGCCCTCGACGGGCCTCCGGTACTGGCGCTGACCACATTCAACGACGACGAGCTGCTCTCGGGCGCGCTGCGCGCCGGGGCCAGCGGATTCGTCCTCAAGGATTCGTCCGCCGAGGAACTGATCCGAGCGGTGCGCGCGGTGGCACAGGGCGACAGCTACCTGGACCCGGCGGTGACATCACGGGTGCTCACCACCTACCGCAAGTCCGCGGCGCCGCGTCGAACCGCCGCCGTCGGCGATCTCACGGCTCGGGAGCTCGACGTGCTGGCACTGATCGCCAAGGGGCATTCCAACGCCGAGATCGCCGATGAACTCAGCATCTCCGGGCTCACCGTCAAGAGCCACATCGGCCACATCTTCATCAAGCTCGACCTGCGTGATCGCGCCGCTGCGATCATCCACGCGTACGACACCGGGCTCGTCTCGCCGCAGTAA
- a CDS encoding sensor histidine kinase, with the protein MLGSIARGLRAHMRRRGYALPVGYNWAIVLAFDTTVMGAGVVAMLQRPMADHPAGLLAVVVCIAPFALFYLSGVDFKAPIVWATWTTSTAILLFATATPVANDFAPLIAVLMVGEVASLSGVWAGFLASLTAAALLLTAAAQHRLDALPLYLGILGMGWLVGYLVHTQQQLMREQQESQAAQARHAAADERRRIAREVHDVIAHSLSVTLLHVTGARRGLQQDRDVDDAVEALEQAERLGRQAMADIRRTVGLLDGAPMSMAPEPGVDDICFLIEDFVRAGLNVDFDATGRTDVVSAAVGLALYRIAQESLANIAKHAPDAESAVLLRISRTSATLTVTNRLPVPALAVKNGRDVEGRGTRGMRQRVELLGGIISVGPADDGWSVRTNIPLDDTDRAPRWCPVVS; encoded by the coding sequence ATGCTCGGGAGCATCGCGCGCGGATTGCGTGCGCACATGCGCCGGCGGGGATACGCCCTGCCGGTGGGCTACAACTGGGCCATCGTGTTGGCATTCGACACCACCGTGATGGGTGCCGGTGTGGTGGCGATGTTGCAGCGCCCCATGGCCGACCATCCGGCCGGCCTGCTCGCAGTCGTCGTCTGTATCGCTCCGTTCGCGTTGTTCTACCTGTCCGGTGTCGATTTCAAGGCTCCGATCGTCTGGGCAACCTGGACCACCTCGACCGCGATCCTGCTGTTCGCGACGGCGACACCGGTCGCCAATGACTTCGCTCCGCTGATCGCGGTGCTGATGGTCGGCGAGGTCGCCTCACTCTCGGGGGTGTGGGCCGGATTCCTCGCGTCGCTGACCGCGGCCGCCCTGCTGCTGACCGCCGCGGCCCAGCATCGTCTCGATGCGCTGCCGCTCTATCTGGGAATCCTCGGGATGGGCTGGCTGGTGGGTTATCTCGTGCACACCCAGCAGCAGCTCATGCGGGAGCAACAGGAGTCGCAAGCCGCGCAGGCCCGCCACGCCGCGGCCGATGAGCGGCGACGTATCGCCCGCGAGGTCCACGACGTGATCGCGCATTCGCTGAGCGTGACCCTGCTGCACGTGACCGGGGCGCGCCGCGGGTTGCAGCAGGACCGCGACGTCGACGATGCGGTCGAGGCATTGGAGCAAGCCGAACGCCTGGGCCGCCAGGCCATGGCCGACATCCGGCGCACGGTCGGACTTCTCGACGGCGCCCCGATGAGCATGGCCCCCGAACCCGGAGTCGACGACATCTGTTTCCTGATCGAAGATTTCGTACGTGCCGGGCTCAACGTGGACTTCGACGCCACCGGCCGTACCGATGTGGTCTCCGCCGCGGTGGGCTTGGCGTTGTACCGCATCGCCCAGGAGTCACTGGCGAATATCGCCAAACACGCGCCTGATGCGGAATCGGCGGTGCTACTGAGGATTTCCCGAACCTCGGCCACCTTGACGGTCACCAACCGACTCCCGGTCCCCGCTTTGGCCGTCAAGAACGGCCGCGATGTGGAGGGCCGCGGTACGCGCGGTATGCGCCAACGCGTCGAGCTGCTCGGCGGAATCATCAGTGTCGGCCCCGCCGACGACGGATGGTCGGTGCGCACGAACATCCCGTTGGACGACACTGACCGGGCGCCCCGATGGTGCCCCGTGGTGTCATGA
- a CDS encoding bifunctional aminoglycoside phosphotransferase/ATP-binding protein → MGTSGRPTTSQTAESAAGGAAAEIHETHTGIVALVGNRAYKVKKPVITDFLDFSSVERREQVCVREVQLNQRLAPDSYLGVAHFSGPDGGQPEPVIVMRRYPDSRRLTSIVVSGEPVVEQLSAIAEAIARFHAGAERSEDIDRAATVPAIAGRWRDNLTELQRHAGTVVPADSLAEVDRLAEQFIKGRAALFDDRIANRHIVDGHGDLLTGDMFCMPEGPAILDCLEFDDDLRHVDCSDDAAFLAMDLEFLGRRDLADYFLAEYQRVSGDTPPTALVDFYIAYRAVVRAKVDCIRVHQGTLSAADDARRHLDIALDHLRRGTVRLVIVGGGPGTGKTTLAHALAEQVSARVVSTDDVRRELQERGVLDGAAGTLNEGLYSNDNVAAVYDAVLERARETLAKGQSVILDGTWRNPDLRRRARDTAAELACPTVELACTVPLDEAKQRIVARQVTNSDATPQIAEGLATDADWSDAHLINTRRPLADSVAEAQRIYCSTI, encoded by the coding sequence ATGGGCACATCAGGTAGGCCGACCACGTCGCAGACCGCTGAGTCCGCGGCAGGCGGTGCCGCAGCCGAAATTCACGAAACACACACCGGGATCGTCGCGTTGGTGGGCAATAGGGCCTACAAGGTCAAGAAACCCGTCATCACAGACTTTCTCGATTTCAGCTCGGTCGAGCGTCGTGAACAGGTGTGCGTTCGTGAGGTTCAGTTGAACCAGCGATTGGCTCCGGACAGCTACCTCGGGGTCGCCCATTTCTCCGGTCCGGACGGTGGTCAGCCCGAGCCGGTGATCGTGATGCGCAGATATCCCGATTCGCGCCGACTGACCTCGATCGTCGTCAGTGGCGAACCCGTGGTCGAGCAGCTGTCGGCGATCGCCGAAGCGATCGCCCGGTTTCACGCCGGCGCCGAACGGTCGGAGGATATCGACCGCGCAGCGACGGTGCCCGCGATCGCCGGCCGGTGGCGTGACAATCTCACCGAGCTGCAGCGGCATGCGGGAACCGTGGTGCCCGCGGATTCGCTGGCCGAAGTCGATCGACTGGCTGAACAGTTCATCAAGGGTCGTGCCGCACTGTTCGACGACCGCATCGCCAACCGGCACATCGTCGACGGCCACGGCGACCTGCTGACCGGGGACATGTTCTGCATGCCGGAGGGCCCGGCCATCCTTGACTGTCTCGAGTTCGACGACGACCTGCGCCATGTCGACTGCAGCGACGACGCCGCCTTCCTGGCGATGGACCTGGAGTTCCTCGGCCGCCGTGACCTGGCGGATTACTTCCTCGCCGAGTACCAGCGGGTCTCCGGGGACACGCCGCCGACCGCGTTGGTGGATTTCTACATCGCCTACCGTGCCGTGGTCCGCGCCAAGGTGGACTGCATCAGGGTTCACCAGGGCACATTGAGCGCCGCGGACGATGCCCGGCGTCATCTCGACATCGCCCTCGATCATCTCCGCCGAGGCACCGTGCGACTGGTCATCGTCGGCGGTGGTCCTGGCACCGGAAAGACCACACTCGCGCACGCGCTCGCCGAGCAGGTGTCCGCGCGGGTCGTCTCCACTGACGATGTGCGCCGCGAGTTGCAGGAGCGTGGCGTTCTCGACGGCGCCGCCGGGACCTTAAACGAGGGCCTGTACAGCAACGACAACGTGGCCGCCGTGTATGACGCCGTGCTTGAGCGGGCCCGAGAAACACTGGCCAAGGGGCAGTCGGTGATCCTCGACGGCACCTGGCGCAATCCGGACCTTCGGCGGCGAGCACGCGACACCGCAGCAGAACTGGCCTGTCCAACGGTGGAATTGGCGTGCACGGTGCCTCTCGACGAAGCCAAGCAGCGCATCGTGGCGCGCCAGGTCACCAACTCAGATGCCACCCCGCAGATCGCAGAAGGTTTGGCGACCGACGCCGACTGGTCTGACGCCCACCTCATCAACACCCGCCGCCCGCTCGCGGACTCCGTCGCCGAAGCCCAACGGATCTATTGCTCGACAATCTGA
- a CDS encoding GntR family transcriptional regulator, giving the protein MVTDEKSSNSQRVYRMTKDQILSGEFRGGQLLSEVEVATQLGVSRTPVHEAFLRLAAEDFLDLVPRRGAVVVPVSAQEATDLLEMRLALETAAVRRLCRTPESIDTLFGELTELVERQRHGAAIGDADQFAAADDAFHRRIVQVAGNSIAGRFYGSLSDRQRRMMADAARSDSARLTDLIGEHADLADAIGRRDVSGFEAALLSHLEATYRVVLA; this is encoded by the coding sequence GTGGTCACGGACGAGAAATCGAGCAACAGCCAGCGCGTCTACCGGATGACCAAGGACCAGATCCTCTCCGGTGAGTTTCGAGGCGGGCAGTTGCTCAGCGAGGTAGAGGTGGCGACGCAGCTCGGCGTCAGCCGCACGCCTGTGCACGAGGCCTTTCTGCGCCTGGCTGCCGAGGACTTCCTGGATCTGGTGCCGCGACGCGGGGCCGTCGTCGTCCCCGTGTCCGCACAGGAAGCCACCGATCTGCTTGAGATGCGCCTGGCGCTGGAGACCGCGGCGGTGCGCCGGCTGTGCCGGACACCGGAATCCATCGACACCCTGTTCGGTGAACTGACCGAGTTGGTGGAGCGGCAACGCCACGGTGCCGCGATCGGTGATGCCGATCAGTTCGCCGCCGCCGACGACGCGTTTCACCGCCGGATCGTGCAGGTCGCCGGGAACTCGATCGCCGGGCGCTTCTACGGATCACTCAGCGACCGGCAGCGCCGCATGATGGCCGACGCCGCCCGTTCGGACTCAGCCCGGTTGACCGACCTGATCGGTGAACACGCGGATCTGGCCGATGCCATCGGCCGCCGTGATGTGTCCGGTTTCGAGGCTGCGCTGCTGTCCCACCTGGAAGCGACCTACCGGGTGGTCCTGGCATGA